In the genome of Cydia strobilella chromosome Z, ilCydStro3.1, whole genome shotgun sequence, one region contains:
- the LOC134753952 gene encoding zinc finger CCCH-type with G patch domain-containing protein gives MEELKSSLTQYNEQLSMVNTALLEATDSKKESLLALQSDLHQLIQLTQESIDAIIAKETSISTQPQQQNEIGDLDDEYSLFMKEMAASGAYEEDTSQGKPGSSKDAVTSKDNDDESDIEDELATLLGMKCAVYHTHKWGGQPTLHNAMVSSVVPRQDEDRFNDLQVRVLFTHPTHAEMLPCPFYLDGECRFDDEQCRYSHGSIVHLSNLKDSIEPDFDGIKVGSRVLLKLKPPDGEDTSLTKKSSEKYHLWHRAVVKSVDEEKRTCMVKLESGVKTGEKRKCGDECLVNFEEMFPLTVYDSDSDSDESLSDTEYPESKAPRPDDGTRALLVGKSLENNAPAMGEWERHTRGIGSKLMLAMGYVPGAGLGAAGEGRVRPVEARAVPRGRSLDHCMALSEKLATQDPLKVEQRLKKLQKKEEERNKRAYEREQDKERRNVFNFINKTLGDQSIQAETAPPAIDIKQSSSKDLSIEQFKITEDTKKIEKEISKLHSFLCRHSAGSEGYKRVNSQIIEKNAELNILKKKDQQIAKEQNHRKDKRKMTVF, from the exons ATGGAGGAATTAAAAAGTTCTCTTACTCAATACAATGAGCAA TTAAGTATGGTCAATACAGCTTTATTAGAAGCAACAGATAGTAAGAAAGAATCACTTCTGGCTCTGCAGTCTGACTTGCATCAATTAATACAGCTCACCCAGGAAAGCATAGATGCCATCATTGCCAAGGAAACAAGCATCTCAACACAGCCTCAACAGCAGAATGAAATAGGTGATCTGGATGATGAATATTCCCTATTCATG AAAGAAATGGCAGCCAGTGGTGCTTATGAAGAAGATACTTCACAAGGAAAACCTGGGAGCTCTAAGGATGCTGTGACATCAAAAGACAATGATGATGAAAGTGATATTGAG GATGAATTAGCAACTTTACTTGGGATGAAGTGTGCAGTGTACCATACACACAAATGGGGCGGACAACCCACCCTTCACAATGCAATGGTCAGCTCAGTGGTGCCAAGGCAAGACGAGGACCGCTTCAATGATCTTCAG GTGCGCGTGTTGTTTACGCATCCCACTCACGCTGAGATGCTGCCGTGCCCGTTCTATCTAGACGGCGAATGCCGATTCGATGACGAACAATGTAG ATATTCTCATGGATCCATTGTACACTTATCCAATTTGAAAGATTCAATTGAACCAGATTTTGATGGCATAAAAGTTGGCAGCAGGGTCCTTTTAAAGTTAAAGCCACCGGATGGTGAG GACACGAGTTTAACAAAGAAGTCAAGTGAGAAATACCACTTATGGCACAGAGCTGTTGTGAAAAGCGTTGACGAAGAAAAGAGGACATGTATGGTGAAACTCGAGAGTGGTGTCAAAACTGGAGAAAAGAGGAAGTGTGGCGACGAGTGTTTGGTCAATTTCGAGGAGATGTTCCCTTTGACTG TGTATGATTCAGACTCGGACTCTGACGAAAGCCTGAGCGACACGGAGTACCCCGAGAGCAAGGCGCCGCGGCCGGACGACGGCACTAGAGCGCTCTTGGTGGGAAAGAGCCTAGAAAACAACGCTCCTGCCATGGGCGAATGGGAGCGACATACTAGA GGTATAGGGTCGAAGCTGATGCTGGCGATGGGCTACGTGCCGGGCGCGGGGCTGGGCGCGGCGGGCGAGGGCCGCGTGCGGCCCGTGGAGGCACGAGCCGTGCCGCGCGGCCGCAGCCTCGATCACTGCATGGCGCTCTCCGAGAAACTCGCTACTCAGGATCCTCTTAAG GTAGAGCAAAGactaaaaaaattgcaaaaaaaagaaGAGGAACGCAATAAAAGAGCCTACGAACGAGAACAGGATAAAGAAAGAAGAAACGTATTTAATTTCATCAACAAAACTCTTGGTGACCAATCTATACAAGCCGAAACAGCGCCGCCTGCAATCGACATTAAGCAATCTTCGAGCAAAGACTTGAGTATAgaacaatttaaaataactgAAGACACAAAGAAGATTGAAAAGGAAATAAGCAAGTTACACAGCTTCCTGTGCAGACATTCAGCGGGCTCCGAAGGCTACAAGCGAGTTAACTCACAGATTATTGAAAAGAATGCAGAACTGAACATTTTGAAGAAAAAAGATCAACAAATAGCTAAGGAACAAAACCATAGAAAAGATAAACGGAAAATGACAGTTTTTTAA
- the LOC134753959 gene encoding uncharacterized protein LOC134753959 has translation MSIMLEPEKVDDGYFTPVASTTLASIFKEDSSNEAAVNPSLKYKPPQLKKTEESSKPDDASTSRCVVSCSIIAYEWVQETHKCKGKVGFAIMKIVKSGLSKMILYSPDKSTLSCTTITPQLEVTISSGAMISYYDDHNKYWGLCFNDKNIEKVKELLKKENVAIKPYVSPEFKPDVEILESGEATKETGNSSTTEDSTAMSATLQIDKASILNRIANVGHAILPSLPGSPVKKPTSIEVTNTPNRHGSADQSKVLPDVSIRKEHDNISMPDINKSIAVQAGQNNGEANNRNECVQTTVTTSLPLVNNQIFTYVNGYMVPLHMQVPVIDNINGADTCAEIELIVHKLTHLKSVVRTMETKQSQNMGNSQSDQVFKKISDLEQLIREKDETIKHLENVKQELTDRVNSLKEQVQKTNQDLERNTKILDNEEHMLINRKIKTLMNNTFHSLASNFDNEVNYTGNYVKGILAADIKKNTIDSLVNLFPNDASNSNKGVD, from the exons ATGTCTATTATGTTGGAACCTGAAAAGGTAGACGATGGATACTTTACCCCTGTCGCAAG TACTACCTTGGCAAGCATTTTTAAAGAAGATTCCAGTAATGAGGCAGCAGTTAATCCTTCCCTCAAATACAAACCTCCTCAACTAAAGAAGACTGAAGAGAGTAGTAAGCCTGATGATGCTAGTACTTCACGATGTGTAGTTTCATGCTCCATCATTGCTTATGAATG GGTACAAGAAACCCACAAATGTAAAGGGAAGGTTGGTTTTGCTATTATGAAAATAGTAAAAAGTGGTTTGTCTAAAATGATACTTTACAGCCCAGATAAATCTACACTATCCTGCACTACAATCACACCACAGCTAGAAGTAACTATATCATCAGGAGCCATGATATCATACTATGATGATCATAATAAATATTGGGGGTTGTGTTTTAATgacaaaaatattgaaaaagtcaaagaactattaaaaaaagaaaatgttgcTATAAAGCCTTATGTAAGTCCTGAATTTAAACCTGATGTAGAAATACTTGAGAGTGGTGAAGCCACTAAGGAAACTGGAAATAGTAGTACAACAGAGGATAGCACTGCCATGTCTGCCACATTACAGATTGATAAAGCCTCCATTCTGAACAGGATTGCTAATGTAGGCCATGCAATATTACCATCATTACCAGGAAGTCCTGTAAAAAAACCAACTTCAATAGAAGTAACAAACACTCCCAACCGGCATGGTTCAGCAGATCAATCGAAAGTTTTACCAGATGTCAGCATTAGAAAAGAACATGATAATATATCAATGCCAGACATCAATAAAAGTATTGCAGTACAGGCAGGTCAAAATAATGGTGAAGCAAACAACAGGAATGAATGTGTTCAAACAACAGTAACAACCTCTCTACCTTTAGTCAATAATcaaatatttacttatgtaAATGGATATATGGTACCATTGCATATGCAGGTGCCTGTCATAGATAATATTAATGGTGCTGACACTTGTGCAGAAATAGAACTCATCGTACACAAGCTTACTCATCTAAAGAGTGTTGTAAGGACAATGGAAACAAAACAATCACAAAACATGGGAAATTCTCAAAGTGACCAAGTTTTTAAGAAGATATCTGATTTGGAACAGTTGATCAGAGAAAAGGATGAAACCATTAAGCACCTTGAAAATGTGAAACAGGAACTAACTGACCGTGTAAATAGCTTgaaagaacaagtacaaaaaacAAACCAGGATTTAGAAAGGAATACAAAGATTCTTGACAATGAGGAGCATATGCTCATAAACAGAAAGATTAAAACTCTTATGAACAATACATTCCATTCACTTGCCAGCAATTTTGACAATGAAGTTAATTATACTGGGAACTATGTAAAAGGAATATTAGCagctgatataaaaaaaaatacaattgacTCATTAGTAAATTTGTTTCCCAATGATGCAAGTAATTCCAACAAAGGAGTTGATTAA
- the LOC134753962 gene encoding cytoplasmic 60S subunit biogenesis factor ZNF622, whose protein sequence is MPDSFSCITCQALFKSPELQREHYKSDWHRYNLKRKVAAIPSVTLEEFETRVKEHREQAQDENRDDSHYCKCCSKLFNTTNAYNNHLNSKKHKLAQEKAQDVSEHSNHSDTDSFVKVDPPQAAGSAKSSDDRVKFTLVNTHGSGDEDAETASEIEELDSDEWDECRIKGSDSLIKPQDCLFCSHHSKSMVKNLKHMSEAHSFFIPDVEYCVDVRCLLLYLGEKISQGYMCLWCNETGRTFYSMEAARGHMVDKGHCKMLHEGVALAEYADYYDYSASYPDQKEGDEDMDVDEEVEGPATLEGDDFQLVLPSGVTVGHRSLMRYYKQNVTHNSGALVKKSDRKLHRLLGVYRALGWAPRDQALAAKNARDIHFMKRVQAKWQMKLSLKSNKFQKHYRAQVNF, encoded by the exons ATGCCTGATTCATTTTCGTGCATCACCTGCCAAGCGTTGTTCAAAAGCCCAGAATTGCAGCGGGAACATTACAAGTCTGACTGGCACCGATATAATTTGAAGAGGAAGGTTGCCGCGATTCCCTCTGTAACCTTGGAAGAGTTCGAAACGCGAGTGAAGGAACACAGGGAGCAGGCGCAGGACGAGAACCGTGATGATTCACATTATTGCAAGTGTTGCTCAAAGTTATTCAATACGACCAACGCTTACAACAACCACCTGAACAGCAAGAAGCACAAGTTAGCGCAAGAGAAAGCTCAGGACGTGTCTGAGCACAGTAACCACTCTGATACAGATAGTTTCGTAAAGGTAGACCCGCCGCAAGCTGCAGGATCAGCTAAAAGCTCTGATGATAGGGTTAAGTTTACACTCGTCAATACTCATGGGTCCGGAGACGAAGATGCCGAAACAGCGTCAGAAATAGAGGAG ctTGATTCTGATGAGTGGGATGAATGCCGCATTAAAGGTAGTGATTCACTCATCAAGCCACAAGATTGTCTGTTTTGCTCTCACCACAGCAAGAGCATGGTGAAGAATTTAAAACACATGTCTGAGGCACATTCATTCTTCATTCCCGATGTGGAGTACTGTGTTGATGTCCGATGTCTACTGCTGTACTTAGGAGAGAAG ATCTCTCAAGGATATATGTGCCTTTGGTGTAATGAGACTGGTCGTACATTCTACTCGATGGAAGCTGCCCGTGGACATATGGTGGACAAAGGCCACTGCAAGATGCTACATGAAGGTGTGGCTTTGGCAGAATATGCAGACTATTATGACTATAG TGCCTCATACCCTGATCAGAAGGAAGGGGATGAAGACATGGATGTGGATGAGGAGGTGGAAGGCCCGGCGACACTGGAAGGTGATGATTTCCAGTTGGTGCTACCATCGGGTGTTACTGTTGGCCATCGGTCCCTTATGAG ATACTACAAGCAAAACGTGACGCACAACAGCGGGGCGCTGGTGAAGAAGTCGGACCGCAAGCTGCATCGGCTGCTGGGCGTGTACCGCGCGCTCGGCTGGGCGCCGCGCGACCAGGCGCTCGCGGCCAA GAACGCGCGCGACATCCACTTCATGAAGCGCGTGCAGGCCAAGTGGCAGATGAAGCTCTCCCTTAAAAGCAACAAGTTCCAGAAACATTACCGCGCGCAAGTCAACTTCTAG